In Chroogloeocystis siderophila 5.2 s.c.1, the genomic stretch AGTGCGATCGCTTGTGCAGTTTGACTGACTAATCTGTCTAATTGTTCTGCTATTTGTAAACTGCGTGTTAAATTGATACGAATACTACGTGTGGGAAACTGACGTAATACATTAAGTAGAGTTAAACCATCCGGCGTTGCAGCAGCTAAAATCAACGCCGAGCGAATTGCATAAAAACCTGGTTGACGCGCTTCGGTTTGAATAATTTGCCCCAATCGCTCTAATAAAATGATTCCTTGCGGTGTGTAAAGAAACTGTGCCACTGCTACCGGAGTTAACTCAATTCGTGTCAGCAGTACCCGTCGTAATTGTTCTAGCTGTTGTGGATTGATGTATTGCGCGTAAACCGCAAGTTCGTCATCTAAAATCCCCTCACGTGCATACCTTTCTAGCGCTGCTACCGAAATTGACCGCTCGACAACCGAGTAAGACGCATAAATTCGCTCTGCTGTCAAGGATGGTCGCATGATTCCTAGAGTAGAGATGAGGCAAAACCCCAAGGAAGATGCAACCAGCCCAATTTGCCAAAATACGCGCTGATACGCATATGAATTTTGTCTGTGAGGTTTGGATATCAAAGCTACCAATTCCAAAAATCCAGCTACTTATAAACTAGCAACTTTGAGAAAGTTAAAAGTGTAGCAAACAGTAGCTTAGGGTAATTTATCTAACCACTCAACAATCACAGGATTGACTTTATCGGGAACTTCATCATGCGGACAATGACCTGCGTTTGGAATTGGGACAACTTCAACAAATTCACCGCGATCGCGCATCGTTTCATAAATTTTTGCGCCACTAATCGGCGTCCAAGGATCGTCCGCACCCCATACCACGAGTAAAGGACGCTTCACCTTCGGTAATAACTCGGCTGGGCTAGGACCTGGAGGCGCGGTAATAATCGAAGCAAATACTTGTTGCGCGCCAGGATCGCACGCTGGTTCGTACAGCATATCTACGAGTTCATCGGTGACAGCATCAGAATTGCGGTATACTTGCAGCAACGTGCGGCGGATTTGCGATTTTTGGCGAATGCGGTTAAAGATCGTTTTTCCTGTAATTCGCGATCGCACAAGCCGATTAAACCCCGCCATGAAGATGCGTAACGGCGGATTCAGTTCATTTGGACGATGGCTTAAACCACCCGCGCTGTTAATCAAAACCGCACCTGCGGCGATTTCGGGATGATTTGCGACTACCATTAGACTCAATAGCGCGCCGATCGAGTTACCAATAAATATTGCAGGTTCCTGAATATGTGCTTCCGAAAAATCTTTGAGCAAAAGTTCCCAAACGTCTAAAGTGTAATTCAGCGGCGGTTTACTCGATCCACCAAAACCAAGCAAGTCTAAAGCAAACACACGATAGCCCGCATCGGCTAGTACAGAAATATTCTTGCGCCAGTGTCCGATACAAGCACCAAATCCATGCACCAAAACTAAAGGACGTCCCTCGCCTTGAACGGTGTACTGAATATCGTATCCTTGCCAGTTCCAAACGTACTTTTCTAAGCTAGAAGTATAAGGTATTTGCTGTGTAGTCACAGGTCTTTATTAAAATTTGTTAATCACCACTCTTTTATTAAATAACATTTTTGCTGAGAGGCAGCTTCAGGTGCAGAGGAGAAATGATTTGTAGTTTTTATGTGGTGAAATGGTATAAGTTCAAGCTTTTGAGTAGTGGTCTCAGTCAAGTTCTTTTATCAGTAAAGGTTTTTAGTGTAGGTAGAAAATCGCTATTTGAGCAAAACCAGTTTGCCTGAAGGTGCTAGTCTAGACGCGGCGAGTGCACTACCTACGCTCTTGTAAGCACAAGCAACTTGGGGTAGTGCAAACTTCCTAACGAAGCAACTGCTGCTTAAACATCATAAAAGCGACATTCTGGCGCGTCTGGATGCAAGTTGCAGTAGTGTTCAAACGCAGAAAGAGACCTTTTTGGCTGGCGAACCAACGCAGTTATCAATTCTTCGACTGTATCCCAAGCTACAGCAACCTCAGTTGATCCAATGCCATACATTTGAGTGAGGCGACGAGCGTGTTCTAAAGCGGCTTGGAAAGATGTCTCCAAACTTTTGCTTTGAGCATGAGAAATTGCAGTTTTTGTGACTAATTGTTTTTCAGGTGTGTAAACCATTGAACTTCTCCAGTATGTTGTTGGTTTCGCAAACCGATCCGAGTTTAGCAATAACTAAATTCAATAACAATATAAAAAACATATAAGTTTTTACTATCCCTGATAGGATTTACTTAACTGCGACGTCCTCAGGTGCGCATTGCGAACTTCTCAAATGGTTTAGAGTCAAAAGATCGCTAAACCAATAATTACACTCCGCGTATCACACCAAAGCAAAAACGCGCTTCTCTCTTAGGAGAGATTTTGTAAAATAAGCAATGAAGATAACCTGCAAACAGAAACTCTTGAAACTCAAAAGCTTATGGCTTTATAGTCTATCAGACTTCAAACACGCGTTCAGTTTAATTGCTTACATCACATTTCTCAGTACTACCTCTATATTCACTCTTACTGCATTATTCTAAAAACCTGTGTTTAAGTATCTTCCACCGCTCAACGAGCATAACCTTCCTTATCCTGATACGATTCACCCAATTGTGGTGCATTTCGTGATTGCGATGGTGCTATTTGCAGTGTTTTGCGATATCCTTGCGTATTTTACAAAAAATGCCAAGTTGTATGAAGTTAGTTGGTGGAATCTAGCCTTTGCTACGGTTTCAATATTTATTGCGATTATTTTTGGACAGATTGAAGCAGGTTTAGCAGAACCTTACGCTGCATCGGTTTCAACTCTCAATGCTCATACAATTTTGGGCTGGTCGCTTTCGGGAATTCTGGCGATCATCACCGCCTGGCGCTATGTAATTCGGTTACAAGAAAGACCACAGCTACCCATTCCTTATTTGGCGGTGAGTGTGTTGCTAGCTGGGCTAGTTTGCGTTCAGTCATACCTCGGTAGCTTACTTGTGTGGGTTTATGGCTTGCATACAATTCCTGTAGTAGAAGCAATTCGAGGAGGTCTGTCATGAATCCAGACCTGCTGAAACAGTGGGATAGTTTGGGAGTTAATGGATTGCCTTACATCATTCCTATTCATCCCAATTTAGTGCATCTCACTTTGGGGTTATTTATTGTTGCGATCGCCTTTGATATTGTCGGGGCGTTGTTTCCCGTCGAGAAAGCAATTTTTAAGTTTCTGGCGATCCCCGTTACCCGCTCATCACTGTTTGATGTCGGTTGGTACAATCTTTTGGCATCAGCCGTCATTACCTTTTTTACGGTCATGGCTGGTTTATTTGAAGTTTCATTAGCTGTACCGCTTGCAGATGTCAAGAGTGCGTGGGGGCTTCATGCCTTGGAAACGATGATTCTCCACAGCGTCGGGGGAGTCCTCATTTTGACCTTGATCGTAGGAATGACTGTTTGGCGTGGCTTTCAACGCTATCAATGGCGCAAAGACATGGCAAGACAAGTACAGTGGAGTTATCTTGCAGCTGGTTTATTTGTTTTTGCTCTGATGTTTGTACAAGGAACACTGGGCGCGCATCTGGGTGCTGAGTTCGGCATTCATGTGACAGCGGCTCAAATGCTGCACTTAGGCGAAAATCCGAATCAATTATGAGGCAGTAGTAAGCATTGCGTTTGTCTGCCACTTGTACAAAATTATCGTATTTGCAGTTCTCATTTATGGTGCGATCGCTGTCATGATGAAACTCCGTGCAATTATAGTTATAAGTATCTATGCCATCCTGGTGGCGCTGGCTAGCTTTTGGATGGCGAAACAATCATATTCTTGGTTTCCGCCAGAAGCAGCAGCCGAAGCAAAGTTACTTGATGATTTATTCAGTCTCTTCACTGGATTAGGCACGTTCATTTACTTAGGTGTAATTGGACCTTTTCTGTACTCATTGGTCTTTCATCGAGCCGGTAAGTATGATCTCAGCGATGGTCCCCCCATAGAAGGTAATACCTGGCTGGAGATTGTCTGGACGGCTGTCCCCTTAGTTTTGGTATTAACGCTTTCCTTCGTTAGCTATCGGACTTACGAGAAAATGGCGGTGCGCGGCCCAATGGAACTAGTACACTTACATATGCCGCAGATGATGCAACCTGCTTACGCTGAACCTTTTGATAGCACGCCGCAGCAGGAGATTCAAAAAGCAGTAGAAACGGCTCCGATTGAGCAAATTAACGTAATTGCTAAACAATGGGCATGGATTTT encodes the following:
- a CDS encoding alpha/beta fold hydrolase, translating into MTTQQIPYTSSLEKYVWNWQGYDIQYTVQGEGRPLVLVHGFGACIGHWRKNISVLADAGYRVFALDLLGFGGSSKPPLNYTLDVWELLLKDFSEAHIQEPAIFIGNSIGALLSLMVVANHPEIAAGAVLINSAGGLSHRPNELNPPLRIFMAGFNRLVRSRITGKTIFNRIRQKSQIRRTLLQVYRNSDAVTDELVDMLYEPACDPGAQQVFASIITAPPGPSPAELLPKVKRPLLVVWGADDPWTPISGAKIYETMRDRGEFVEVVPIPNAGHCPHDEVPDKVNPVIVEWLDKLP
- a CDS encoding Calvin cycle protein CP12; protein product: MVYTPEKQLVTKTAISHAQSKSLETSFQAALEHARRLTQMYGIGSTEVAVAWDTVEELITALVRQPKRSLSAFEHYCNLHPDAPECRFYDV
- a CDS encoding cytochrome c oxidase subunit II, which produces MMKLRAIIVISIYAILVALASFWMAKQSYSWFPPEAAAEAKLLDDLFSLFTGLGTFIYLGVIGPFLYSLVFHRAGKYDLSDGPPIEGNTWLEIVWTAVPLVLVLTLSFVSYRTYEKMAVRGPMELVHLHMPQMMQPAYAEPFDSTPQQEIQKAVETAPIEQINVIAKQWAWIFHYPQQDITSTELHLPVDRRVRFTLRSEDVLHGFYIPAFRLKQDVVPNHEIDFELTPVKTGTYRLRDSMFSGTYFAANQADVVVQPFNEYQQWLADAATASPSPAFNQAAFEYSKANDREGATKDKVAVRGWETIPPAAPPVVNYAPKHEPDSPPA
- a CDS encoding DUF2231 domain-containing protein, whose translation is MNPDLLKQWDSLGVNGLPYIIPIHPNLVHLTLGLFIVAIAFDIVGALFPVEKAIFKFLAIPVTRSSLFDVGWYNLLASAVITFFTVMAGLFEVSLAVPLADVKSAWGLHALETMILHSVGGVLILTLIVGMTVWRGFQRYQWRKDMARQVQWSYLAAGLFVFALMFVQGTLGAHLGAEFGIHVTAAQMLHLGENPNQL
- a CDS encoding DUF2231 domain-containing protein, with the translated sequence MFKYLPPLNEHNLPYPDTIHPIVVHFVIAMVLFAVFCDILAYFTKNAKLYEVSWWNLAFATVSIFIAIIFGQIEAGLAEPYAASVSTLNAHTILGWSLSGILAIITAWRYVIRLQERPQLPIPYLAVSVLLAGLVCVQSYLGSLLVWVYGLHTIPVVEAIRGGLS